From one Conyzicola nivalis genomic stretch:
- a CDS encoding SDR family NAD(P)-dependent oxidoreductase, whose amino-acid sequence MTWHPGRLPDRRGRVYVVTGGNAGLGYFTAEQLASTGAHVVLASRDGKKADAAIRSIRARLGRASLDRITVDLSSLESAETAGRAIADFDRLDGLVLNAGTVTGSRDRQETDDGLELVLATNYVGHFALTARAWPILARTPESRVVGLGSLSTELVRLDPADLLSERRYGFFRAYAFSKHAIHGFTLELDRRSRAASAGVAGVLAHPGYAVDGLTPQRPGIASRGAGDRLYGASIAVGAQGKNRGAASTVRALLDPTVVGGEYVGPEFLTRGRPVLQRPVVSSASPEFGAYLWAQSELWTGIPFDVAAS is encoded by the coding sequence ATGACCTGGCACCCCGGCCGGCTGCCCGATAGGCGCGGCCGGGTCTACGTCGTCACCGGCGGCAATGCCGGACTCGGCTATTTCACCGCCGAACAGCTCGCCTCCACCGGAGCGCACGTCGTTCTCGCTTCGCGCGACGGAAAGAAGGCGGATGCTGCGATCCGATCGATCCGCGCGCGTCTCGGCCGCGCATCCCTCGACCGCATCACCGTCGACCTGTCGTCGCTCGAATCGGCCGAGACGGCCGGCCGCGCGATCGCCGACTTCGACCGGCTCGACGGTCTCGTGCTCAACGCCGGAACCGTCACCGGGTCACGCGACCGCCAGGAGACCGACGACGGCCTCGAACTCGTGCTCGCGACCAACTACGTGGGGCACTTCGCGCTCACGGCCCGCGCTTGGCCGATCCTCGCCCGCACGCCCGAGAGCCGGGTCGTCGGGCTCGGCAGCCTGTCGACCGAGCTGGTACGGCTCGACCCCGCCGACCTGCTGAGCGAGCGCAGGTACGGCTTCTTCCGCGCCTACGCGTTCTCGAAGCACGCGATCCACGGCTTCACCCTCGAGCTCGACCGTCGCTCGCGGGCGGCGTCGGCCGGGGTCGCCGGCGTGCTCGCTCACCCCGGCTACGCGGTCGACGGGCTTACCCCCCAGCGCCCCGGCATTGCGTCGCGCGGTGCGGGCGACCGGCTCTACGGCGCGTCGATCGCCGTGGGTGCGCAGGGCAAGAACCGCGGCGCCGCGTCGACCGTGCGGGCCCTGCTCGACCCCACCGTGGTCGGCGGCGAGTACGTCGGGCCGGAGTTCCTCACCCGGGGGCGTCCCGTGCTGCAGCGGCCCGTCGTCTCGAGCGCCTCGCCCGAGTTCGGCGCGTACCTCTGGGCGCAGAGCGAACTGTGGACGGGTATCCCCTTCGACGTAGCCGCCAGCTGA
- a CDS encoding DMT family transporter — translation MPSTTTPTRNLSIVLQFVGMGLVWGASFLFMKIALDGVSFYQVAWSRLVLGGLTLGVIVLVTRQRLPRERVVYLHFLVIAFTNCVIPHLAFAWAEQYVSSGLASIYNAVTPITTALMVTLAFHVEKLNRGQVLGIGIGIAGVIVIIAPWQHAAFTGDLAGQLACLLAATCYGFSFGYTRRFLSHRPIPGTSFAFLNIGVAGAIMLLLTPVIAWQPVVLDTGIVASLLTLGVLGTGVAYIWNINVLRAWGPTNASTVTYITPVVGVLLGVLVLGETFSLNQPAGAALVFVGILFTQQRIRLSRRTLVTQ, via the coding sequence GTGCCGTCGACGACAACCCCCACCCGCAACCTCTCCATAGTTCTGCAGTTCGTGGGCATGGGGCTCGTCTGGGGCGCCAGCTTCCTGTTTATGAAGATCGCCCTCGACGGCGTCTCGTTCTACCAGGTGGCCTGGTCGCGCCTGGTTCTCGGCGGCCTCACCCTCGGCGTGATCGTGCTGGTCACCCGCCAGCGGCTGCCGCGCGAGCGGGTGGTCTACCTGCACTTCCTTGTGATCGCGTTCACTAACTGCGTCATCCCGCACCTCGCTTTCGCGTGGGCGGAGCAGTACGTGTCGTCGGGCCTCGCGAGCATCTACAACGCCGTCACCCCGATCACCACGGCGCTCATGGTGACGCTCGCCTTCCACGTCGAGAAGCTGAACCGCGGGCAGGTGCTCGGCATCGGCATCGGCATCGCCGGCGTCATCGTGATCATCGCCCCGTGGCAGCACGCCGCGTTCACCGGCGACCTTGCCGGGCAGCTCGCCTGCCTGCTCGCCGCCACCTGCTACGGCTTCAGCTTCGGCTACACCCGCCGGTTCCTCAGCCACCGCCCGATCCCGGGCACGAGCTTCGCATTCCTCAACATCGGGGTCGCCGGGGCGATCATGCTGCTCCTCACCCCGGTCATCGCCTGGCAGCCGGTCGTCCTCGACACCGGTATCGTCGCGAGCCTGCTGACCCTCGGTGTGCTCGGCACCGGCGTCGCGTACATCTGGAACATCAACGTGTTGCGCGCGTGGGGTCCGACCAACGCGTCGACCGTCACCTACATCACACCGGTCGTGGGAGTCCTGCTCGGCGTGCTCGTTCTGGGCGAGACCTTCTCCCTCAACCAGCCCGCCGGAGCCGCTCTCGTGTTCGTCGGCATTCTCTTCACGCAGCAGCGCATCCGTCTGTCTCGTCGAACTCTGGTCACCCAGTAG
- a CDS encoding mechanosensitive ion channel family protein yields the protein MFDWHSWLGLAASVAIALAAAFVVAVITKLIVVAATKRREWPRALTSKARHPYRLLLAVIATWAAINFSMPGMDWVDHAFLIALIAVGAWFIGAIVSFGIGLGMGRYRIDVPDNRVARRIQTQLAIVRRLAFAVIVIVAAGSILLTFPGVQAVGASVLASAGIVSIVAGLAAQSTLANVFAGVQLAFSDAIRVDDVVIAEGEWGRIEEVTLTYVVVHIWDDRRMVLPSTYFTSTPFENWTRSGSELLGSVEIDLDWRVSPVAMRAELDRILARTNIWDGRASVLQVTDATGGFVRVRILVTAVDAPTLFDLRCFIREEMVEWLQTQDPAAIPRTRVQMVQSEQRAESAPTSETHTDQIGLFTGSAQAEERASLLTSSIPIIETDGRRD from the coding sequence ATGTTCGACTGGCATTCCTGGCTCGGCCTCGCGGCGTCCGTGGCCATCGCGCTCGCCGCGGCGTTCGTCGTCGCGGTGATCACCAAGCTCATCGTCGTCGCGGCGACGAAGCGGCGCGAGTGGCCGCGCGCGCTCACCAGCAAGGCGCGCCACCCCTACCGCCTGCTGCTCGCCGTGATCGCCACGTGGGCCGCGATCAACTTCAGCATGCCGGGCATGGACTGGGTCGACCACGCGTTCCTCATCGCCCTCATCGCGGTCGGTGCCTGGTTCATCGGCGCCATCGTCAGCTTCGGCATCGGGCTCGGCATGGGCCGGTACCGCATCGACGTGCCCGACAACCGGGTCGCCCGCCGCATCCAGACCCAGCTCGCCATCGTGCGCCGCCTCGCGTTCGCCGTGATCGTGATCGTCGCGGCCGGCTCGATCCTGCTGACTTTCCCCGGCGTGCAGGCTGTCGGCGCGAGCGTGCTGGCGAGCGCCGGCATCGTCTCGATCGTCGCGGGCCTCGCCGCCCAGTCGACCCTCGCGAACGTCTTCGCGGGCGTGCAGTTGGCCTTCAGCGATGCCATCCGCGTCGACGACGTCGTGATCGCCGAGGGCGAGTGGGGCCGCATCGAGGAGGTCACGCTCACCTACGTGGTCGTGCACATCTGGGACGACCGCCGTATGGTCCTCCCCTCCACCTACTTCACGTCGACACCGTTCGAGAACTGGACGCGCTCCGGCTCCGAGCTGCTCGGCTCGGTCGAGATCGACCTCGACTGGCGCGTCAGCCCGGTGGCCATGCGCGCCGAGCTCGACAGGATCCTCGCCCGCACCAACATCTGGGACGGCCGCGCGAGCGTGCTGCAGGTCACCGACGCGACCGGCGGATTCGTGCGTGTGCGGATTCTGGTGACGGCCGTGGATGCGCCCACCCTGTTCGACCTCCGCTGCTTCATCCGCGAGGAGATGGTCGAGTGGCTGCAGACCCAGGACCCCGCGGCGATTCCCCGCACGCGCGTGCAGATGGTGCAGTCCGAGCAGCGCGCCGAGAGCGCCCCGACCAGCGAGACCCACACCGACCAGATCGGCCTCTTCACCGGGAGCGCACAGGCCGAAGAGCGCGCCAGCCTGCTCACGTCGTCGATCCCGATCATCGAGACCGACGGCAGGCGCGACTAG
- the purQ gene encoding phosphoribosylformylglycinamidine synthase subunit PurQ, giving the protein MRVGVITFPGSLDDRDAQRAVRLAGAKPVALWHGDHDLHGVDALVLPGGFSYGDYLRCGAIAAHSPIMAEVIDAANAGMPVLGICNGFQMLAEAHLLAGGLIRNDHGNFICRDQGLRVENTSTAWTNDFATGAEITIPLKNGEGGFIADADTINRLEGEGQVVFRYLGVNPNGSINDIAGISNERGNVVGLMPHPEHAVEAGFGPDTAAAMRSGVDGLAIFTSAIRALASV; this is encoded by the coding sequence ATGCGCGTCGGCGTCATCACCTTCCCTGGGTCGCTCGACGACCGCGACGCCCAGCGCGCCGTGCGTCTCGCCGGTGCCAAGCCCGTCGCACTCTGGCACGGCGACCACGACCTGCACGGCGTCGACGCCCTCGTTTTGCCGGGCGGCTTCAGCTACGGCGACTACCTGCGCTGCGGCGCGATAGCCGCGCACTCCCCGATCATGGCCGAGGTCATCGACGCCGCGAACGCCGGAATGCCCGTGCTCGGCATCTGCAACGGCTTCCAGATGCTCGCCGAGGCGCACCTGCTCGCGGGCGGCCTGATCCGCAACGACCACGGCAACTTCATCTGCCGCGACCAGGGCCTGCGCGTCGAGAACACCTCCACCGCGTGGACCAACGACTTCGCGACCGGCGCCGAGATCACCATCCCGCTCAAGAACGGCGAGGGCGGCTTCATCGCCGACGCCGACACGATCAACCGGCTCGAGGGCGAAGGCCAGGTCGTCTTCCGCTACCTCGGCGTCAACCCGAACGGCTCGATCAACGACATCGCCGGCATCAGCAACGAGCGCGGAAACGTCGTCGGCCTCATGCCGCACCCCGAGCACGCCGTCGAGGCCGGCTTCGGCCCCGACACCGCGGCCGCAATGCGCTCCGGCGTCGACGGTCTCGCCATCTTCACCTCCGCGATCCGAGCACTCGCCTCGGTCTGA
- a CDS encoding chorismate mutase: protein MADDETGSAELTGLRQSIDNIDAALVHLLAERFKFTQQVGRLKAATGMAASDPEREKVQIARLRALAEESHLDPAFAEKFLNFIVAEVIHHHQSIASTGAIATTDLIDDLPDGLSTDTDPIDA from the coding sequence ATGGCAGACGACGAGACAGGTTCGGCCGAGCTCACGGGGCTTCGCCAGAGCATCGACAACATTGACGCGGCCCTCGTGCATCTGCTCGCCGAGCGCTTCAAGTTCACCCAGCAGGTCGGCCGGCTCAAGGCCGCGACCGGCATGGCCGCGTCCGATCCCGAGCGCGAGAAGGTGCAGATCGCCCGCCTGCGCGCCCTCGCCGAGGAGAGCCACCTCGACCCCGCCTTCGCCGAGAAGTTTCTGAACTTCATCGTCGCCGAAGTCATCCACCACCACCAGTCGATTGCGTCGACCGGTGCGATCGCGACGACCGACCTCATCGACGACCTCCCCGACGGCCTCTCCACCGACACCGACCCGATCGACGCATGA
- a CDS encoding VOC family protein: MTSYQNLLAADTSMGAVTLRVADLDAMTAYYRDAVALQVLSADGDVTVLGRGTTAVMVLMHAPELRNASPRDAGLFHTAILFETEEALAASVYSVAQKHPNTFTGSSDHLVSKAFYFTDPENNGVELYWDRDRSNWSWSHGSIEMSTLYLDPNEFLQQNLTERAVSQPLIGGAQVGHVHLQVGDVETAREFYVDRLGFETTTRFGDSALFVSAGGYHHHMAMNTWNSKGAGPRQLALGLAQVDIRVPGADDVGALTERLTHFGVPIRDDGKTVSFDDPWSNLITVSAAG, translated from the coding sequence ATGACCAGCTACCAGAACCTCCTCGCGGCGGACACATCGATGGGCGCGGTGACGCTGCGGGTCGCCGACCTCGACGCGATGACCGCCTACTACCGCGACGCCGTCGCCCTGCAGGTGCTGAGCGCCGACGGCGACGTGACCGTGCTCGGCCGGGGGACGACCGCCGTGATGGTCCTCATGCACGCGCCCGAATTGCGCAACGCGAGCCCGCGAGACGCCGGGCTCTTCCACACCGCGATTCTCTTCGAGACCGAGGAGGCGCTGGCGGCATCCGTCTATTCGGTCGCGCAGAAGCACCCGAACACCTTCACCGGCAGCTCCGACCACCTCGTGAGCAAGGCCTTCTACTTCACCGACCCCGAGAACAACGGCGTCGAGCTGTACTGGGACCGCGACCGCAGCAACTGGAGCTGGTCGCACGGCAGCATCGAGATGTCGACGCTCTACCTCGACCCGAACGAGTTCCTGCAGCAGAACCTCACCGAGCGGGCGGTGTCGCAGCCGCTCATCGGCGGCGCTCAGGTGGGGCACGTGCACCTGCAGGTCGGAGACGTCGAGACGGCCCGCGAGTTCTACGTGGACCGGCTCGGCTTCGAGACGACGACGAGGTTCGGCGACAGCGCGCTGTTCGTGAGCGCCGGCGGCTACCACCACCACATGGCGATGAACACCTGGAACTCGAAAGGCGCGGGGCCCCGACAACTGGCCCTCGGGCTGGCGCAGGTCGACATCCGGGTTCCCGGCGCCGACGACGTGGGCGCGCTCACCGAACGACTGACCCACTTCGGCGTGCCGATCCGGGACGACGGCAAGACCGTGAGCTTCGACGACCCGTGGAGCAACCTGATCACGGTGAGCGCCGCCGGCTGA
- a CDS encoding DUF3817 domain-containing protein, protein MTPRALFRALALAEAVTWTLLIAGMLLKYVFVLTDVGVSIGGGLHGFAFLAFAAASVILSVNQRWSPPVTLLALASAVVPYATIPAERWLERHGHLDGDWRRVATGHPGDGSAVNRLLRWALANTALFVVLMVVVVGGVFVALLVVGPPGS, encoded by the coding sequence ATAACGCCGCGCGCGCTGTTCCGCGCCCTGGCCCTCGCGGAGGCGGTCACCTGGACCCTGCTCATCGCGGGGATGCTGCTCAAGTACGTGTTCGTGCTGACCGACGTCGGGGTAAGCATCGGCGGAGGGCTGCACGGTTTCGCGTTCCTGGCGTTCGCCGCAGCATCCGTCATTCTGTCCGTCAACCAGCGCTGGAGCCCGCCCGTCACGCTGCTGGCCCTCGCGAGCGCGGTCGTTCCCTACGCGACGATCCCGGCCGAGCGCTGGCTCGAACGGCACGGACACCTCGACGGCGACTGGCGCCGGGTCGCCACCGGCCACCCGGGCGACGGCAGTGCCGTGAACCGGCTGCTGCGCTGGGCCCTGGCCAACACCGCGCTGTTCGTGGTGCTGATGGTCGTCGTCGTCGGCGGCGTATTCGTGGCGCTGCTCGTTGTCGGGCCGCCCGGCTCGTAG
- the purL gene encoding phosphoribosylformylglycinamidine synthase subunit PurL yields the protein MVTVTTPSRGVADTVSNAIATPEKEQPYGALGLKEDEYLAIREILGRRPTSGELAMYSVMWSEHCSYKSSKNYLRQFGQKVSPTMKKNLMVGMGENAGVVDVGEGWAVTFKIESHNHPSFIEPFQGAATGVGGIVRDIISMGARPVAVMDALRFGAIDHPDTARVVHGVVAGISHYGNCLGLPNIGGETYFDSVYQANPLVNALAVGVLRHEDLHLANARGVGNKVVLFGARTGADGIGGASILASDTFDASGPTKRPAVQVGDPFAEKVLIECCLELFQQKLVEGIQDLGAAGISCATSELASNGDGGMFIELEKVLLRDPSMTAEEILMSESQERMMAIVTPEKLEGFLKVVEKWDVETSVLGEVTDTGRLIINWNGEEIVNVLPRTVAVDGPVYDRPVAYPTWIDALQADTAATLARPTSGDELKSQTLELLASPNLADKSWITNQYDRYVMGNTALSFPDDGGMVRIDEESGLGFAVATDANGRYCQLDPAQGAKLALAEAYRNVAVTGATPVAVSDCLNFGSPENPEVMWQFAQTVEALSDACLELDIPVTGGNVSFYNQTGDVPIHPTPVIAVLGVMDDVAKRIPSGWQDEGNNIYLLGTTALELDGSAWAGTIHNHLGGRPPAVDLAAEMRLAQLIAAGGEQSLIASAHDLADGGLAQALAEAVLRFGVGARVWLTEIMQRDGVDAATALFSESSGRVLVSVPREDDVRFQGLCEGRGYPVLRIGVTDNSGELEVQGEFTASIAELQQAHRGTLADAFGAIVGY from the coding sequence ATCGTGACCGTTACCACCCCCTCCAGAGGCGTCGCCGACACCGTCTCGAACGCTATCGCCACCCCCGAGAAGGAGCAGCCGTACGGCGCCCTCGGGTTGAAGGAGGACGAGTACCTCGCGATCCGCGAGATCCTCGGGCGGCGTCCCACGAGCGGCGAGCTCGCGATGTACTCGGTGATGTGGAGCGAGCACTGCTCGTACAAGTCGAGCAAGAACTACCTGCGCCAGTTCGGCCAGAAGGTCAGCCCGACCATGAAGAAGAACCTCATGGTGGGTATGGGCGAGAACGCCGGCGTCGTCGACGTGGGCGAGGGCTGGGCGGTCACGTTCAAGATCGAGAGCCACAACCACCCGAGCTTCATCGAGCCGTTCCAGGGCGCCGCGACCGGCGTCGGCGGCATCGTGCGCGACATCATCTCGATGGGCGCCCGCCCGGTCGCCGTGATGGACGCCCTGCGCTTCGGCGCTATCGACCACCCCGACACGGCCCGCGTCGTGCACGGCGTCGTCGCCGGCATCAGCCACTACGGCAACTGCCTCGGACTTCCGAACATCGGCGGCGAGACCTACTTCGACTCCGTGTACCAGGCCAACCCGCTCGTGAACGCGCTGGCCGTTGGCGTGCTCCGCCACGAAGACCTGCACCTCGCCAACGCGCGCGGCGTGGGCAACAAGGTCGTGCTGTTCGGCGCCCGCACCGGCGCCGACGGCATCGGCGGAGCATCCATTCTGGCGTCCGACACCTTCGACGCGTCCGGCCCGACCAAGCGACCGGCCGTACAGGTCGGCGACCCCTTCGCCGAGAAGGTGCTCATCGAGTGCTGCCTCGAGCTGTTCCAGCAGAAGCTCGTCGAGGGCATCCAGGACCTCGGTGCGGCCGGAATCTCGTGCGCGACCAGCGAGCTCGCCTCCAACGGCGACGGCGGCATGTTCATCGAGCTCGAAAAGGTGCTGCTGCGCGACCCGTCGATGACCGCGGAAGAGATTCTGATGTCGGAGAGCCAGGAGCGCATGATGGCGATCGTGACGCCCGAGAAGCTCGAGGGCTTCCTGAAGGTCGTCGAGAAGTGGGACGTCGAGACCAGCGTGCTCGGCGAGGTCACCGACACCGGCCGCCTGATCATCAACTGGAACGGCGAGGAGATCGTCAACGTTCTGCCCCGCACGGTCGCGGTCGACGGCCCGGTGTACGACCGCCCCGTCGCCTACCCGACCTGGATCGATGCGCTGCAGGCCGACACCGCCGCGACACTCGCGCGCCCGACATCCGGCGACGAGCTGAAGAGCCAGACGCTCGAGCTGCTCGCCAGCCCGAACCTCGCCGACAAGAGCTGGATCACCAACCAGTACGACCGCTACGTGATGGGCAACACCGCCCTGAGCTTCCCCGACGACGGCGGCATGGTGCGCATCGACGAGGAGAGCGGCCTCGGCTTCGCGGTCGCGACCGACGCCAACGGACGCTACTGCCAGCTCGACCCGGCCCAGGGAGCCAAGCTCGCCCTCGCCGAGGCGTACCGCAACGTGGCCGTCACCGGCGCGACGCCGGTCGCCGTCAGCGACTGCCTCAACTTCGGCAGTCCCGAGAACCCCGAGGTCATGTGGCAGTTCGCCCAGACCGTCGAGGCGCTGAGCGACGCGTGCCTCGAGCTCGACATCCCGGTGACCGGCGGCAACGTTTCGTTCTACAACCAGACCGGCGACGTGCCGATCCACCCGACCCCCGTCATCGCCGTGCTCGGCGTGATGGACGACGTCGCCAAGCGCATCCCCAGCGGCTGGCAGGACGAGGGCAACAACATCTACCTGCTCGGCACCACGGCGCTCGAGCTCGACGGCTCGGCCTGGGCCGGCACGATCCACAACCACCTCGGCGGGCGCCCGCCGGCGGTCGACCTCGCCGCCGAGATGCGCCTTGCCCAGCTGATCGCGGCGGGCGGCGAGCAGAGCCTCATCGCCTCGGCGCACGACCTTGCCGACGGCGGCCTCGCGCAGGCCCTCGCCGAGGCCGTTCTGCGCTTCGGCGTTGGCGCGCGCGTCTGGCTCACCGAGATCATGCAGCGAGACGGTGTGGATGCGGCCACGGCACTCTTCAGCGAATCGAGCGGCCGGGTGCTGGTGTCGGTTCCGCGCGAAGACGACGTGCGCTTCCAGGGCCTGTGCGAGGGACGCGGCTACCCGGTGCTGCGCATCGGCGTCACCGACAACTCGGGCGAGCTCGAGGTTCAGGGCGAATTCACCGCGTCGATCGCGGAACTGCAGCAGGCGCACCGCGGAACGCTCGCCGACGCGTTCGGCGCGATCGTCGGGTACTGA
- the purS gene encoding phosphoribosylformylglycinamidine synthase subunit PurS, translating to MPTIVVEVMPKAVLLDPQGKAVTGALHRLGNTTVSEVRIGKRFELTVEGEVTDALLAEVQTYADEMFSNSVIEDVVSIEVAQ from the coding sequence GTGCCCACAATCGTCGTCGAGGTCATGCCCAAGGCCGTTCTGCTCGATCCCCAGGGGAAGGCCGTCACCGGCGCCCTGCACCGCCTGGGAAACACCACCGTCTCCGAGGTGCGCATCGGCAAGCGCTTCGAGCTCACCGTCGAGGGCGAGGTGACCGACGCGCTGCTCGCCGAGGTGCAGACCTACGCCGACGAGATGTTCTCCAACTCGGTCATCGAAGACGTGGTGTCGATCGAGGTGGCGCAGTAA
- a CDS encoding serine hydrolase domain-containing protein → MDTAGLTEFLAQQQFSGVVLVRRGATTVFESATGLASRTTEAPITMDTRFDTASITKLFTSVGVLQQVAAGNLDLETSIHHYVDLAGTRIPIEVNLLNLLTHTSGLADDVDEENGDDYAEFWAALPVQEFLETADFLPLFVNKEPLADPGDEVAFINVGYILAGLALERVTGVPYRQYIRDEVFAPAGMTASDFFDRREGVPGVAEGWDRTENGEWEHNLLAYPPIGTPDGGAHSTAGDLVKFFEAVRGGVLLNKEYTDEFLLPQVELDEETAYGFGLEFDLDEEGSVRSYFQDGINAGASGILRHYVEEGLDVVVLSNSEDGAWDVITELDDRVA, encoded by the coding sequence ATGGATACCGCAGGCCTCACCGAATTTCTCGCGCAGCAACAGTTCTCGGGCGTCGTGCTCGTGCGCAGGGGCGCGACCACGGTCTTCGAATCGGCGACCGGCCTCGCCAGCCGCACCACCGAGGCGCCCATCACCATGGACACCCGCTTCGACACCGCCTCGATCACAAAACTGTTCACGAGCGTGGGCGTGCTGCAGCAGGTCGCCGCGGGAAACCTCGACCTCGAGACATCCATCCACCACTACGTCGACCTCGCGGGGACGCGCATCCCGATCGAGGTGAACCTGCTCAACCTGCTCACCCACACGAGCGGCCTGGCCGACGACGTCGACGAGGAGAACGGCGACGACTACGCCGAATTCTGGGCCGCGCTGCCCGTGCAGGAGTTCTTGGAGACGGCGGACTTCCTGCCGCTGTTCGTGAACAAGGAGCCGCTGGCCGACCCGGGCGACGAGGTCGCGTTCATCAACGTCGGCTACATCCTCGCGGGGCTCGCGCTCGAGCGGGTCACCGGTGTTCCCTACCGCCAGTACATCCGCGACGAGGTCTTCGCGCCGGCCGGCATGACCGCCTCCGACTTCTTCGACCGGCGCGAGGGCGTGCCTGGTGTCGCCGAGGGATGGGACCGCACCGAGAACGGGGAGTGGGAGCACAACCTGCTCGCCTACCCGCCGATCGGCACCCCCGACGGCGGCGCGCACTCGACCGCCGGCGACCTCGTGAAATTCTTCGAGGCCGTGCGCGGCGGCGTGCTGCTCAATAAGGAGTACACGGACGAGTTCCTGCTGCCGCAGGTCGAGCTCGACGAGGAGACGGCCTACGGGTTCGGTCTCGAGTTCGACCTCGACGAGGAGGGCTCGGTGCGGTCGTACTTCCAGGACGGCATCAACGCCGGGGCAAGCGGCATCCTGCGGCACTACGTCGAGGAGGGCCTCGACGTCGTCGTGCTCTCCAACTCGGAGGACGGCGCGTGGGACGTCATCACCGAGCTCGACGACCGGGTCGCCTAG
- a CDS encoding SGNH/GDSL hydrolase family protein yields the protein MPLLQRLSRVAMLPVAPVLLVQGRRLRRDTPRLADAASPWSGSLDAPTSRSGDAPLRLLVLGDSTAAGVGVDSQHEALPGNLARSLSLHYGRGVQWTAVGKNGATAKDLLSDYIDAATADSYDVVFLTIGANDALGVRSRAAFGRDIRSLLARLRAANPEATILMSSLPAFFRFVLLPNPLRFNLYLHSRSLEAEARAIVAATPGAFMSPPPPPYTEGFFASDLFHPSAIGYRDWADFAVGDAVARGQL from the coding sequence GTGCCCCTACTGCAGCGACTGAGCCGAGTGGCGATGCTCCCGGTCGCGCCGGTTCTGCTGGTGCAGGGTCGCCGGCTTCGCCGCGACACACCCAGGCTCGCGGATGCTGCGAGCCCATGGTCTGGGTCGCTCGATGCCCCCACCTCCCGCTCGGGCGATGCCCCGCTGCGGCTGCTCGTGCTGGGCGACTCCACAGCGGCCGGTGTCGGCGTCGACTCGCAGCACGAGGCGCTGCCGGGCAACCTCGCCCGCTCGCTCTCCCTCCACTACGGGCGCGGCGTGCAGTGGACGGCGGTCGGCAAGAACGGCGCCACGGCCAAGGATCTGCTGAGCGACTACATCGACGCCGCCACGGCCGACAGCTACGACGTGGTGTTCCTGACGATCGGCGCGAACGACGCACTCGGTGTCCGGTCGCGCGCGGCGTTCGGGCGTGACATCCGGTCTCTGCTCGCACGCCTGCGCGCCGCGAACCCGGAGGCGACCATCCTGATGTCGTCGCTGCCGGCCTTCTTCCGCTTCGTGCTGCTGCCGAACCCGCTGCGGTTCAACCTGTATTTGCACTCGCGCAGCCTCGAGGCGGAGGCGCGGGCGATCGTGGCCGCGACCCCTGGCGCGTTTATGTCGCCACCGCCCCCGCCGTACACGGAGGGGTTCTTCGCGAGCGACCTGTTCCACCCGAGCGCCATCGGCTACCGCGACTGGGCGGACTTCGCGGTCGGCGACGCCGTCGCCCGCGGCCAACTCTGA
- a CDS encoding GNAT family N-acetyltransferase: MPLPWTPVLPISTPRLLLRAHTADDLDDLLQFHSDPEVVRYLPWPVRSIDETRFALLAKVPQARVDSEGQWLVLAVELAETGQVIGEVVLKCVSETEGEIGFALHAGFQRAGYGYEAASTMLSLAFGELALTRVTATLDARNAASAALLEKLGMTRGELVRDRPFKGGLVDELHYAIDVTDHL; this comes from the coding sequence GTGCCCCTGCCATGGACGCCCGTCCTGCCGATCAGCACGCCTCGGCTGCTGCTGCGTGCCCACACCGCTGACGACCTCGACGACCTGCTGCAGTTCCACTCCGACCCCGAGGTCGTGCGCTACCTGCCGTGGCCGGTGCGGTCGATCGACGAGACGCGGTTCGCGCTGCTCGCCAAAGTTCCGCAGGCGCGCGTCGACAGCGAGGGGCAGTGGCTCGTGCTGGCCGTCGAGCTCGCCGAGACCGGCCAGGTGATCGGCGAGGTCGTGCTCAAGTGCGTGTCCGAGACGGAGGGCGAGATCGGTTTCGCCCTGCACGCCGGGTTCCAGCGCGCGGGCTACGGCTACGAGGCGGCCAGCACCATGCTGTCGCTCGCGTTCGGCGAACTGGCGTTGACGCGGGTCACGGCCACCCTCGACGCCCGCAACGCCGCGTCGGCCGCGCTGCTCGAGAAGCTCGGCATGACGCGCGGCGAGCTCGTGCGCGACCGGCCGTTCAAGGGCGGCCTGGTCGACGAGCTGCACTACGCCATCGACGTCACGGACCACTTATAA